From Candidatus Hydrogenedentota bacterium:
TGCATCGCGCGGCGTTATTACTCCAAGAAAAGACAGGATGCCAAAAAGGGGCTTCGATATATTTGGAAAAGAATATACCTATTGGTGCCGGTCTCGCCGGCGGGAGCGGAAATGCCGCAGCAACATTGCAGGCACTGAATAGCCTTTGGGATTTGAAGCTGTGCACAACGCAATTGGAGCGCTTCGCCCGAAATTTAGGCGCTGATGTGCCCTATTGCCTCCATGGTGGTACCCGAGCAGGTGTCTTACGCGGCGAAGAACTGTATCCCTTGCCGCCTCTACCCGAGCTGTGGTTTCTTTTTATCCACCCAAAACAGTCCGTAAGCGCAAAAGAGGTTTATAACCATCCCATGCTTGCCCCAACGGGAGAAAAGCCATTTGCAGGGAAAACAGCTGCATTTCGTGAAGCAATTCGATCACTTCAGCAATCCCAATACGAAGGTGTGTTGTTTAACCGCATGGAACGTCCCGTTTTTTCCTGCTATCCCCAATTAATGGATATGAAGCTTGCCCTGATAAAAGCAGGTTGTAAAGCTGCGCTCATGAGCGGCAGCGGCCCGACCCTCTTGGGCTTATGCGAATCTCAAGAGCAAGGAATTCTTATTTCTGAAAACTTAAAAAATACTGCCCCTGATTGGAGTATTTCCATTGCGTCAACCGTCCCTTACGGAACCAAAAGAATAGCGTAATGGATAAAAAAATGGAGGCAGCTACCGGGTTATTATTATTGGAAGAAAAAGTATATACTAGTGATGACCTTCACGACAGACTTTGACTTTGGGAGTGATGCCCGTGACAGATCAAACTATCTTTGAGCCTAACAAAACATTGGCAGGACGCTACGTACTCCGTAACAGAATTGGACGCGGTGGGATGGGTTCTGTTTATTTGGCGTTGGATAAAAAAAACGGACAGTACGTGGCATTAAAAATGTTGCATCCCAAATATTCGGGAAGCCGTCAAGCCGTTGCACGATTCGTCAGGGAAGTAACAACCTCAAGAAACCTTAATCATCCGGGTATCGTTAAGATTTTTGACGCCCGCAAAGAAGACAATATGCTCTTTTATACCATGGAGTATATTGAAGGCAAAACGCTGCGCCGTTGGCTTCAGACACGGCACCGCTTGGCATTCCCATCGGTAGTACGGGTGCTGTGTCTCGTTGCTGAAGCCTTAACACATGCCCACCGAATCACGATTCATCGCGATCTGTCCCCCGAAAACATCATGGTATTACGTGATGGCTCGATCCGTCTTTTAGATTTTGGTTTGGCAAAACTTGACGATCAGTTTAAAGGGCTAACCATGGTGGGTTCCAATCTCGGGAAATTACATTATATGGCTCCCGAACAACAATCGAATCCGGCCGGCGTAGATTTGCGCGCCGATATTTATTCCATGGGCGTCATGTTCTATGAATTGTTGACGGGGCGTGCGCCTGCTCCCGGACAAAAATTGTCTGTGTTGCGTCCGGACTTGCCGCCTGGAGCTGATGCTTTTGTTGAGAAGGCTTTGGCACCTGATCCTAACCAACGTTTTCAATCAGCTTTTGAATTTCGTGAAGAGTTATTGAAATTGTTTTACAGCGGACAGCCCGCCAAAAAGAAGCGAGCCTTATCAAAACCGTCTTTATGGCAGCGTTTGATCTCTCCCTTTAAGCGATTATTCGGTCGAAAATAAACCTTCCTAATACCTTTAAATGCGATTCCTTCCTTACTGTATCACCGGCAAATTCCATTCACGATTCATTACGACAAAACACATATAATCTACGATTTTTGCCAAGGTATCGGTATCAGAAGGATTAAGGATAACGGAGAAGGGACACTTACGCTTTTCTTTCCTATTTACGAGACCTTTAGGAATTATGAGGGCGAATTAATGCCATCCGAAATCCTTGCGAAGCTACCAAACCGATCCTTGGGAACGATAGCTGCGGCATCTCCCCTCTCTATGGCCGGATTACCAAAAATCTCCTTGGAAAGTCACCGATTAAGACCTATCGATTCTACCTTTTTCCCTTTGGATAGATTTAATTTCTGTCGATACCGATCTTATTTCTACAATTTATGACTCCATACCGCCATAGTCCATAGCATCAAACAAAGCTTCTTTCGTGGTGAAGTATGGTGAAGTATGGTGGAGACAGCTTTATGGTGCTCCACCACGATTTGGGCTTGGTAATAAAAGGCGAAACGCAAAGTGGTGGAACATGGTAGAGATAGTCGGGACTCCCCTCCCTTATATATATATAATCTTACTTATTTTAATTTCTCACGTGTAAGGATAGAAAAATGCTCCACCATGCTCCACCACTATGAGAAATACCCCTGATAATATTGGGTGAAAGCGTGGTGGAGATAAAAAAGTGTTGCTCCACCATACTCCACCATTTTTTTGGACAAATCCCCCCCATGGGCGCCTTCAACGGGGAAGCCCCTGTCTTTGAGGGAATATATGGTCTCAAAAGTCTATTGTGTTTTTGTTCCCGGTACGCTCGTTTGAGCAGTACTGCGGATAAAAAAGAAGACGCTGCAAAATACAGCAATAGCGCAAAGGATCAGAGTGCCGGATACCGGTAAGGAAGACAGAATTTGCAGAACTATCGTGGGAGACTGCGCTGAACCTTCCTCATCTACACCAATACAACAATACTTACCCTCATGTTCTTCTTCCACAGGATCGAAACGTAAAATTGAAGTATCCATTCCTTCCAATAATTGAAAGTCATGATCGTTGACGATCTTGTACCATTGATATACTACCTGACCCGAAGGGTTGACGGGATGAATCTTTATTTCAACACGTGATCCCGTTGCGCTACGTATTGGGTTGGAACCCGTGTATAGTAAAGCAAATTCATCTTCGCCTTCGCTTGGGGCTTCACCCTCTGTCGGTGCTTCGCCTTCGCTTGGGACTTCACCCTCTGTCGGCGTCTCACCCTCACTCGGCGCTTCACCTTCGCCTGAGGTCTCTCCTTCACTCGGAGCTTCGCCTTCGGCCGGAGCCTCACCCTCACTCGGCATCTCACCCTCTGTCGGAGTCTCGCCTTCACTCGGCGCTTCGCCTTCGCTCGGTGCTTCGCCTTCGCTTGGGACTTCACCCTCTGTCGGAGCCTCGCCTTCCGGGAGGTCGCCATAATTTAGATAGATACTCCACGCTTCAGTGGTCGACACAGGAGCGTTCTTATCACTCAGGCTTTGCGGAAAGTCTTCCCACTGATAAGGTATTAAAAATCCATCTCCTAAGGTGCAACTCTGGTAGCTTGGCACATCGGCGTTGCTATCTACTTGCCACGCCAAGAAATACTCTTTTTCCTCTAAAGCTATAGAGGATGGACTTCCGTTTGCAATAGGAACAGTAAGCCAATCTTCGCTCATCGTATTGGCCACAGGGTTACTCTGCCAAAGTAGGCTTGGCGGTGTCGTATCGGAAT
This genomic window contains:
- the ispE gene encoding 4-(cytidine 5'-diphospho)-2-C-methyl-D-erythritol kinase gives rise to the protein MISCAQSEVKQHVWRSYAKINLYLDVLKKRRDGFHNIETIFQSVSLFDELTFRAATTLTLSCNLAHLNCGPSNLVHRAALLLQEKTGCQKGASIYLEKNIPIGAGLAGGSGNAAATLQALNSLWDLKLCTTQLERFARNLGADVPYCLHGGTRAGVLRGEELYPLPPLPELWFLFIHPKQSVSAKEVYNHPMLAPTGEKPFAGKTAAFREAIRSLQQSQYEGVLFNRMERPVFSCYPQLMDMKLALIKAGCKAALMSGSGPTLLGLCESQEQGILISENLKNTAPDWSISIASTVPYGTKRIA
- a CDS encoding serine/threonine protein kinase, translated to MTDQTIFEPNKTLAGRYVLRNRIGRGGMGSVYLALDKKNGQYVALKMLHPKYSGSRQAVARFVREVTTSRNLNHPGIVKIFDARKEDNMLFYTMEYIEGKTLRRWLQTRHRLAFPSVVRVLCLVAEALTHAHRITIHRDLSPENIMVLRDGSIRLLDFGLAKLDDQFKGLTMVGSNLGKLHYMAPEQQSNPAGVDLRADIYSMGVMFYELLTGRAPAPGQKLSVLRPDLPPGADAFVEKALAPDPNQRFQSAFEFREELLKLFYSGQPAKKKRALSKPSLWQRLISPFKRLFGRK